A single genomic interval of Alistipes provencensis harbors:
- a CDS encoding TonB-dependent receptor has translation MLLSPAAVFAQAKRINLELKNVTVQEAIATLNRTENYSIIVSSDEVDLTKRISVSARNATIREVLDQVFAGQEVTCTIDGQRISVTKKQPAPTTKTAADRNSVHGRVTDVKGQPIIAATVAVEGTQKGTLTGVDGDFELTDMKFPAKLNVSYLGYISQIVEVKGGGNPPLEIVLKESDNLMDEVVVVGYGTQRRANLSGAVATISGKDLNARPVVSAANALQGADPSVNITFGTGSPESSYAINIRGSISLNSGSPLVLADGVEVSLSQINPNDIESVSVLKDASSCAIYGAKASAGVVLITTKAGKKGERARVSYNGRFGWASNTTSTDFIDTGYDHVRIVNQFMNDSSDGTMNIFRYTEENGGLQKLYDRRNDRTEHPDRPWVEVGDDGKYYYYGNFDWYGYFYNRVRSQQEHNLSLSGGTDKVTYYASGRFYQQYGMFNINKDKYTDYAFRTKVSAQMTPWLKYSNNISFDTSGYKYGGHSDYEGTINALQSNICAAFLPYNPDGSIVQYVNQLGKNSPIGAGRGGQMTADRSKNSKENRYLTLSNQFDITIAKKLVLTAAYDYRQRDRLYKYRNNTFEYSRQEGVMETFTSGSVENSYREVHYGYKGHNVNIYGTYENSWGGHHFKATAGGQYEDYRSTSLDVKQTDLSSDNIDSFTVATGPITLSQSISAYRTLGFFGRVNYDYEGRYIFEASARGDGSSRFEPDHRWGFFPSASAAWRISEESFFEPVRDVMSNLKLRLSVGSLGNQQVSNYAYIEQISTDNQMTYTFDGLEKAYYANVSDPLSSGLTWETVTTYDVGLDVGLLNGRLNFTGDYYIRDTKDMLTTSLTLPDVFGAKTPKANCADLRTKGWEITLSWQDEFQLAGSPFSYNVSASVGDYITKITKYHNPDRLISDHYVGKRLGEIWGYHVDGLFKTDREAAEYQAAIDDKAVNNRVYQCKGPAGNYLRAGDVRFADLDGDNVISEGSGTVDDPGDKRIIGNSLPRYNYSFRVGFNWMGFDVSAFFQGIGRRDWYPAAGQASYDFWGPYAFPPTSFIHKDFYSECWSEDNRNAYFPRPRGYNAYSGGSLGEKNDRYIQNLAYLRLKNLTVGYTVPQKLTRKIGIDRARVYFSGENLCYWSPLKRHNKTIDPELAGSSSTSKGDSGTGYAYPKTLSVGVDISF, from the coding sequence ATGTTACTCAGCCCTGCCGCGGTTTTCGCGCAGGCGAAGAGGATTAACCTCGAATTGAAGAACGTAACCGTTCAGGAGGCCATAGCCACGCTGAACCGTACGGAAAATTACTCCATCATCGTCAGTTCGGACGAGGTGGACCTCACCAAACGCATCTCCGTTTCGGCCCGGAACGCCACCATCCGCGAGGTCCTCGACCAAGTATTCGCCGGACAGGAGGTGACCTGCACCATCGACGGACAACGCATCTCCGTCACCAAGAAACAGCCCGCGCCAACAACGAAAACCGCCGCCGACCGGAACTCCGTACACGGACGCGTGACCGATGTCAAGGGACAGCCGATCATCGCCGCCACGGTAGCCGTCGAGGGCACCCAGAAAGGCACGCTGACGGGTGTCGACGGCGATTTCGAGCTGACGGACATGAAGTTCCCCGCCAAACTCAACGTCTCCTATCTGGGATATATCTCCCAAATCGTAGAGGTCAAGGGGGGGGGAAATCCGCCGCTTGAAATCGTTCTGAAAGAGTCGGACAACCTGATGGACGAGGTGGTGGTCGTGGGCTACGGCACGCAGCGCCGGGCCAACCTCTCGGGAGCCGTGGCGACCATCAGCGGCAAGGACCTCAACGCCCGTCCGGTGGTCTCGGCAGCCAACGCCCTGCAAGGCGCCGACCCCTCGGTGAACATCACTTTCGGTACGGGTTCGCCCGAATCGTCCTATGCCATCAACATCCGCGGCTCGATCTCGCTCAACAGCGGTTCGCCGCTCGTGCTGGCCGACGGCGTGGAGGTGAGCCTCAGCCAGATCAACCCCAACGACATCGAATCGGTGTCGGTGCTCAAGGACGCCTCGTCGTGCGCCATCTACGGCGCCAAGGCTTCGGCCGGCGTGGTGCTCATCACCACCAAGGCGGGCAAGAAGGGCGAACGCGCCCGCGTCTCCTACAACGGACGCTTCGGCTGGGCCAGCAACACCACCTCGACCGATTTCATCGACACGGGTTACGACCATGTGCGCATCGTCAACCAGTTCATGAACGACTCGTCGGACGGCACGATGAACATCTTCCGCTACACCGAGGAGAACGGCGGCCTGCAAAAGCTCTACGACCGCCGCAACGACCGCACGGAGCATCCCGACCGTCCGTGGGTCGAGGTGGGCGACGACGGCAAGTACTACTATTACGGCAATTTCGACTGGTACGGCTACTTCTACAACCGCGTGCGTTCGCAGCAGGAGCACAACCTTTCGCTCTCGGGAGGCACCGACAAGGTGACCTACTACGCCAGCGGCCGCTTCTACCAGCAGTACGGCATGTTCAACATCAACAAGGACAAGTACACCGACTACGCCTTCCGCACCAAAGTTTCGGCCCAGATGACCCCGTGGCTGAAATACTCGAACAACATCAGCTTCGACACCTCGGGCTACAAATACGGCGGACACTCCGACTACGAGGGTACGATCAACGCCCTGCAGTCGAACATCTGCGCCGCTTTCCTCCCCTACAACCCCGACGGCTCGATCGTGCAGTACGTCAACCAACTGGGCAAGAACTCCCCCATCGGCGCGGGCCGCGGAGGCCAGATGACCGCCGACCGTTCGAAGAACTCGAAGGAAAACCGCTACCTGACGCTTTCGAACCAGTTCGATATCACGATCGCCAAGAAACTCGTCCTCACGGCAGCCTACGACTACCGCCAGCGCGACCGGCTCTATAAATACCGCAACAACACGTTCGAATACTCGCGTCAGGAGGGCGTCATGGAGACTTTCACCTCGGGATCGGTCGAAAACTCCTACCGCGAGGTGCATTACGGCTACAAGGGCCACAACGTCAACATCTACGGCACCTACGAGAACTCGTGGGGAGGCCACCATTTCAAAGCCACCGCCGGCGGGCAGTACGAGGACTACCGCTCGACGTCGCTCGACGTGAAGCAGACCGACCTGTCGAGTGACAACATCGACTCGTTCACCGTGGCGACGGGCCCCATCACCCTCTCGCAGTCGATCTCGGCCTACCGTACGCTGGGATTCTTCGGCCGCGTGAACTACGACTACGAGGGGCGCTACATCTTCGAGGCGAGCGCCCGCGGCGACGGTTCGTCGCGTTTCGAACCCGACCACCGCTGGGGATTCTTCCCCTCGGCATCGGCCGCATGGCGCATCAGCGAGGAGTCGTTCTTCGAACCCGTGCGCGACGTGATGAGCAACCTCAAACTGCGCCTCTCGGTGGGCAGTCTGGGTAACCAGCAGGTTTCCAACTACGCCTACATCGAGCAGATCAGCACCGACAACCAGATGACCTACACCTTCGACGGACTGGAAAAGGCCTATTACGCCAACGTTTCCGACCCGCTGTCGTCGGGACTGACGTGGGAGACCGTGACCACCTATGACGTGGGACTCGACGTGGGGTTGCTCAACGGCCGTCTCAACTTCACGGGCGACTACTACATCCGCGACACGAAGGACATGCTCACCACCTCGCTCACCCTGCCCGACGTCTTCGGCGCCAAGACCCCGAAGGCCAACTGCGCCGACCTGCGCACCAAGGGCTGGGAGATCACCCTGAGCTGGCAGGACGAGTTCCAGTTGGCCGGAAGCCCCTTCTCGTACAACGTGTCGGCTTCGGTGGGTGACTACATCACCAAGATCACCAAATACCACAACCCCGACCGGCTGATTTCGGACCACTATGTGGGCAAGAGGCTGGGCGAGATCTGGGGCTACCACGTCGACGGGCTGTTCAAGACCGACCGCGAAGCGGCCGAATATCAGGCCGCGATCGACGACAAGGCGGTCAACAACCGTGTCTACCAGTGCAAGGGCCCGGCGGGCAACTACCTGCGGGCGGGCGACGTGCGCTTCGCCGACCTCGACGGCGACAACGTCATCTCCGAGGGTTCGGGAACCGTGGACGATCCGGGCGACAAGCGCATCATCGGCAACTCGCTGCCGCGCTACAACTACTCGTTCCGCGTGGGATTCAACTGGATGGGCTTCGACGTGTCGGCCTTCTTCCAAGGCATCGGACGCCGCGACTGGTATCCGGCCGCCGGGCAGGCCTCCTACGATTTCTGGGGTCCCTACGCCTTCCCGCCCACCTCGTTCATCCACAAGGATTTCTATTCGGAATGCTGGTCGGAGGACAACCGCAACGCCTACTTCCCCCGTCCGCGCGGATACAACGCCTATTCGGGCGGTTCGCTGGGCGAGAAGAACGACCGCTACATCCAGAACCTCGCCTACCTGCGCCTGAAAAACCTCACGGTCGGCTACACCGTGCCGCAGAAACTCACGCGCAAGATCGGCATCGACCGCGCCCGCGTCTATTTCTCGGGCGAGAACCTCTGCTACTGGTCGCCGCTGAAAAGGCACAACAAAACCATCGACCCCGAACTGGCCGGATCGTCGAGCACCAGCAAGGGGGACTCCGGAACAGGATACGCCTATCCCAAGACCCTCTCGGTAGGCGTCGACATCAGCTTCTAA
- a CDS encoding HAD family hydrolase codes for MKNIVFDLGGVLFARDKSKCTPELIEFFSFLRAPRMPLFWEEYDRGTSTLGEVTVTIGEMTGRSVEVCAAMLQLAIDLQEPVKSTERLVGDLKTAGYKLYVLSNMSREFIDFLRRFPVYGLFDGEVVSCEEHTVKPEPRIYEILLERYGLTPSETLFIDDREANIEAAAALGIHGFVFNHRDPEAACDALRAQLL; via the coding sequence ATGAAAAACATCGTTTTCGACTTGGGCGGCGTGCTGTTCGCCCGTGATAAAAGCAAGTGTACTCCCGAGCTGATCGAATTTTTCAGTTTCCTCCGCGCCCCGCGGATGCCGCTCTTCTGGGAGGAGTACGACCGCGGCACCTCGACGCTGGGCGAGGTGACCGTCACCATCGGTGAAATGACCGGGCGCTCCGTGGAGGTCTGCGCCGCCATGCTGCAACTGGCCATCGACCTGCAGGAGCCCGTGAAATCGACCGAACGGCTCGTCGGCGACCTGAAAACGGCGGGGTATAAGCTCTATGTGCTTTCGAACATGTCGCGCGAGTTCATCGATTTCTTGCGCCGCTTCCCCGTCTACGGGCTTTTCGACGGCGAGGTCGTGTCGTGCGAGGAACACACCGTGAAGCCCGAGCCGCGCATCTACGAAATCCTGCTCGAACGCTATGGTCTGACGCCATCGGAAACGCTCTTCATCGACGACCGCGAAGCCAACATCGAGGCGGCTGCCGCCCTCGGCATCCACGGCTTTGTCTTTAACCACCGCGACCCCGAGGCCGCCTGCGACGCCCTGCGCGCGCAACTGCTGTAA
- a CDS encoding TonB-dependent receptor → MKKLFLLMLTIFAYCAVNAQVTTSGMNGTVVDQNGQPLVGATVIAVHTPSGTQYGAVTDKNGNYNLQGLRTGGPYSVTFSFVGYQSVEFPGLMLSLGQTLKRDAFLKDSQELEAVVIKADGRNSSMNVNRAGAVTSISNDQIELMPTVNRSMNDIMKLTPQASSTTSGLAIGGGNYRQSYVTVDGAAFNNMFGIGGNLPAGGSPISLDALEQVSVSVTPFDVRQSGFTGGAINAVTKSGTNELKVSAYLYSKSDQLQGDKYDGGKLSLSEMRDNTLGFSIGAPIIKNKLFVFANFEREWNTTPGNSRLARTSDSQDFGKDLQYNRPTTSKLDEMSQFLIDTYGYNPGAYQNYSVKTPGYKLMARVDWNINRNHALNVRFSRTQNKYSSAPSSSISPFSAGKAYDKDLYGRTSIYAMYFGNSRYYQEQNFTSVAAELNSRFLDSRLTNTLRYTYSYQYEPRSYDGGIFPTVDILEPTEGGASALYASFGLDPFTEGNLREVSTHIITDEIGYTIGKNRLVAGLQFEHNLTTNGYQQGGAGYYVYESWDDFKNDKAPLAFRIAHGNNDALAQAYPQFTYMQYSIYLQDEINFSERFKATVGLRFEVPVYPSISGNENKDFTEIFADHGGYKTSDMPKARLSVAPRVGFNWDMTGERKYILRGGTGVFNGRLPFVWLVSVAGNSNTIQNGLTLYRNAAGDNMPKFHTNVSDMLEDVYKGTYEGHDLAANTSPTILDKNLKMPSTWKSSLALDLKLPGDVNLNIEGIYNKDFNSVAVTRLGMVEKEGGIQLPGEPEARVYWDSQNIKNKDGATVNPYLIQNTDDLDGYYASISAQVSKTWGFGLSLMAAYTYSSSKNVIDGIGDQVTSAFSTNTFNKNGSNVPELGYSSYVSPHRLLLNVGYRLANKNGASNFGLYYEASQLGYIGNYSYSRYSYTMYVQSGKYQDPVTNDRGAVNLIYIPTRSELDGMPFTSDENKEAFWDFIQKDSYLSDHIGEYSKRGGAVMPWHHTLNFRFSQDFYINIKGKRNTISLGLDVTNLANMLNRDWGNIKQVSSTNILKYENGAYTFDKPTWSKYANTISTWSAMFSIRYTFN, encoded by the coding sequence ATGAAGAAACTTTTTCTACTCATGCTCACGATTTTCGCCTATTGCGCAGTGAATGCGCAGGTGACGACGTCGGGAATGAACGGTACGGTAGTCGACCAGAACGGGCAGCCGCTCGTCGGCGCCACGGTCATTGCCGTCCACACACCCTCGGGTACGCAGTACGGTGCCGTGACCGACAAGAACGGTAACTACAACCTGCAGGGACTGCGTACCGGCGGTCCGTACTCGGTGACCTTCTCGTTCGTAGGCTACCAGTCGGTCGAATTCCCGGGACTGATGCTGTCGCTGGGCCAGACCCTCAAGCGCGACGCGTTCCTCAAGGACAGTCAGGAGCTCGAGGCCGTGGTCATCAAGGCCGACGGCCGGAACAGCTCGATGAACGTCAACCGTGCCGGTGCCGTCACCAGCATCTCCAACGACCAGATCGAACTGATGCCCACGGTGAACCGCAGCATGAACGACATCATGAAGCTCACGCCGCAGGCCTCCTCGACCACGTCGGGACTGGCCATCGGCGGCGGTAACTACCGTCAGTCTTATGTGACGGTCGACGGTGCCGCGTTCAACAACATGTTCGGTATCGGCGGCAACCTCCCCGCAGGCGGTTCGCCCATCTCGCTCGACGCACTGGAGCAGGTATCGGTTTCGGTAACCCCCTTCGACGTACGTCAGAGCGGCTTCACGGGCGGCGCCATCAACGCCGTCACCAAGTCGGGAACCAACGAACTGAAGGTTTCGGCCTACCTCTATTCCAAGAGCGACCAGCTTCAGGGCGACAAGTACGACGGCGGCAAGCTGTCGCTGAGCGAGATGCGTGACAACACCCTCGGATTCAGCATCGGCGCCCCGATCATCAAGAACAAGCTCTTCGTCTTCGCCAACTTCGAGCGCGAGTGGAACACCACCCCGGGCAACTCCCGTCTGGCACGCACCAGCGACAGCCAAGACTTCGGCAAGGACCTGCAATACAACCGTCCGACGACCTCGAAACTCGACGAGATGAGCCAGTTCCTGATCGACACCTACGGCTACAACCCCGGTGCTTATCAGAACTATTCGGTAAAGACCCCCGGATACAAGCTCATGGCCCGCGTGGACTGGAACATCAACCGCAACCATGCGCTCAACGTGCGTTTCAGCCGTACCCAGAACAAGTATTCGTCGGCCCCCTCGTCGTCGATCTCTCCGTTCAGCGCCGGCAAAGCATACGACAAAGACCTCTACGGCCGCACCTCGATCTATGCCATGTATTTCGGAAATTCGCGCTACTATCAGGAGCAGAACTTCACGTCGGTAGCCGCCGAGCTCAACTCGCGCTTCCTCGACAGCCGTCTGACCAACACGCTGCGTTACACCTACTCGTACCAGTACGAACCGCGCAGCTATGACGGCGGCATCTTCCCGACGGTGGATATTCTGGAGCCCACCGAGGGCGGAGCGAGTGCTCTGTACGCCTCGTTCGGCCTCGATCCTTTCACCGAGGGTAACCTCCGCGAGGTATCGACCCACATAATAACCGACGAGATCGGCTACACGATCGGCAAGAACCGTCTGGTGGCCGGTCTGCAGTTCGAGCACAACCTGACGACGAACGGCTACCAGCAGGGCGGCGCAGGATACTACGTCTACGAAAGCTGGGATGATTTCAAGAATGACAAGGCTCCGCTGGCATTCCGTATCGCCCACGGCAACAACGACGCTCTGGCGCAGGCGTATCCCCAGTTCACCTACATGCAGTATTCGATCTACCTGCAGGACGAAATCAACTTCAGCGAGCGTTTCAAGGCTACGGTCGGACTGCGCTTCGAGGTTCCGGTCTATCCTTCGATCTCGGGCAATGAAAACAAGGATTTCACGGAGATTTTTGCCGATCACGGCGGCTACAAGACCTCGGACATGCCCAAGGCTCGTCTGTCGGTGGCTCCCCGCGTAGGCTTCAACTGGGATATGACCGGTGAGCGCAAGTACATCCTCCGCGGCGGTACGGGCGTCTTCAACGGCCGCCTGCCCTTCGTATGGCTCGTATCGGTTGCCGGCAACAGCAACACCATCCAGAACGGTCTTACGCTCTACAGAAACGCAGCCGGCGACAACATGCCCAAATTCCACACCAATGTCAGCGACATGCTGGAAGACGTTTACAAGGGAACCTACGAAGGACATGATCTGGCAGCCAATACTTCGCCCACCATTCTGGACAAGAACCTCAAAATGCCTTCGACGTGGAAAAGCTCGCTGGCACTGGATCTGAAACTGCCGGGCGACGTCAACCTCAATATCGAGGGTATCTACAACAAGGATTTCAACTCGGTGGCCGTGACCAGACTCGGCATGGTCGAGAAAGAGGGCGGCATCCAGCTCCCGGGCGAACCGGAAGCGCGCGTCTACTGGGATAGCCAGAACATCAAGAACAAAGACGGCGCTACCGTCAATCCCTACCTGATTCAAAATACCGACGATCTCGACGGTTACTACGCTTCGATCTCGGCTCAGGTATCGAAGACATGGGGCTTCGGGCTCTCGCTGATGGCTGCCTATACCTATTCGAGCTCCAAGAACGTGATCGACGGTATCGGCGACCAAGTGACCTCGGCGTTCAGCACCAACACGTTCAACAAGAACGGTTCGAACGTGCCCGAACTGGGTTATTCGTCCTATGTATCGCCCCACCGTCTCCTGCTCAACGTAGGCTACCGTCTCGCCAACAAGAACGGCGCGTCGAACTTCGGTCTCTACTACGAGGCAAGCCAGCTCGGTTACATCGGCAACTACTCCTACTCGCGCTACTCCTATACCATGTATGTACAGAGCGGCAAGTATCAGGACCCCGTGACAAACGACCGCGGCGCCGTGAACCTGATTTACATCCCGACCCGTTCGGAACTCGACGGCATGCCGTTTACGTCAGACGAGAACAAAGAGGCGTTCTGGGACTTTATCCAGAAGGACAGCTACCTTTCCGACCATATCGGCGAGTACTCCAAGCGGGGGGGGGCTGTGATGCCGTGGCATCACACGCTGAACTTCCGCTTCTCGCAGGATTTCTACATCAATATCAAGGGCAAGCGCAACACGATCTCCCTCGGCCTCGATGTCACCAATCTGGCCAACATGCTCAACCGCGACTGGGGTAACATTAAACAGGTAAGCTCGACCAACATTCTGAAATACGAGAACGGAGCCTATACGTTCGACAAGCCCACATGGTCGAAATATGCCAACACGATCTCGACTTGGTCGGCGATGTTCAGCATCCGCTACACGTTCAACTAA
- a CDS encoding RNA polymerase sigma-70 factor, which translates to MKFSFSRQQSDNELIAAIIRGDVGAYEQLFVRYYPTLLHFIRGMLKDDHMSEDIAQNIFMKLWIHREKLDSAQSVKNYLFVLAKHEIYNIFKAKRTTMLSLLPQLSDRDVADRGVSAEEQYNYTELNALLMQGISKMPPQRQLIFRMSRYEHLSNREIAERLGLSVRTVDKHIELALKDLHSTLC; encoded by the coding sequence ATGAAGTTCTCTTTCAGCAGACAGCAAAGCGACAACGAACTGATCGCCGCCATCATCCGGGGCGACGTCGGCGCCTATGAGCAGCTCTTCGTGCGCTACTACCCCACGCTCCTGCATTTCATACGCGGCATGCTCAAGGACGACCACATGTCCGAGGACATCGCCCAGAATATCTTCATGAAGCTCTGGATACACCGCGAAAAGCTCGACAGCGCGCAGTCGGTCAAAAACTACCTGTTCGTGCTGGCCAAACACGAAATCTACAACATCTTCAAGGCCAAGCGCACCACCATGCTCTCGCTGCTGCCCCAGCTCAGCGACCGCGACGTGGCGGACCGCGGCGTCTCGGCCGAAGAGCAGTACAATTATACGGAGCTGAATGCGCTGCTGATGCAAGGCATTTCGAAAATGCCGCCCCAGCGACAGTTGATCTTCCGCATGAGCCGTTACGAACACCTCTCCAACCGCGAGATCGCCGAACGGCTGGGACTCTCGGTGCGCACCGTCGACAAGCACATCGAACTGGCGCTGAAAGACCTCCACAGCACCCTCTGTTGA
- a CDS encoding AI-2E family transporter: MLSTREKYWHYSLFVLIVGLGVTIFVELTPFLGGLLGAVTIYVLLRRQMWFLSERRRWRRSLAASLLLGEAVLFFLIPIILIVWMVVDKLQGVALDPDSILTPVKHVAGLIREKTGYDMLQKSNVQSLMAFIPRMGQWIVGGLFDFAVNVVVLLFVLYFMLIGGLRMETYCRELLPFNRRTARNVMREIHMIVRSNAIVIPLLAVSQGIVAYVGYLAFGVSAPLFWGVLTCFSTILPIVGTALVWLPLAVYMGLDGNWGQGIGLAMYGGLVITQVDNLVRMVMQKRMADTHPLVTIFGVFIGLSLFGFMGVIFGPLMLAMFIFCVNLFKRRYLDGKPDRQLFVPDDGPGH, encoded by the coding sequence ATGCTTTCGACGCGTGAAAAATACTGGCACTACTCGCTTTTCGTCCTGATCGTGGGGCTGGGCGTGACGATCTTCGTCGAGCTGACTCCCTTTCTGGGGGGCCTGCTGGGAGCCGTCACGATCTATGTGCTGCTGCGCCGGCAGATGTGGTTCCTGAGCGAACGGCGGCGGTGGCGGCGGAGCCTCGCTGCCTCGCTGCTGCTGGGCGAGGCGGTGCTGTTCTTCCTGATCCCGATCATCCTGATCGTCTGGATGGTCGTCGACAAGTTGCAGGGCGTGGCGCTCGATCCCGATTCGATCCTGACGCCCGTGAAGCACGTCGCCGGACTGATCCGCGAGAAGACCGGCTACGATATGCTCCAGAAGAGCAACGTCCAGTCGCTCATGGCGTTCATTCCCCGGATGGGGCAGTGGATCGTCGGCGGGCTTTTCGATTTCGCCGTCAATGTCGTCGTACTGCTCTTCGTGCTCTATTTCATGCTCATCGGGGGCCTGCGCATGGAGACCTACTGCCGCGAACTCCTGCCTTTCAACCGCCGCACGGCGCGCAACGTGATGCGCGAAATTCACATGATCGTCCGTTCGAACGCCATCGTCATTCCGTTGCTGGCCGTCTCTCAGGGCATCGTAGCCTATGTCGGTTACTTGGCCTTCGGGGTCTCCGCACCGTTGTTCTGGGGTGTGCTGACCTGTTTTTCGACGATCCTCCCGATCGTCGGCACGGCCCTCGTGTGGCTGCCGCTCGCCGTTTATATGGGTCTCGACGGCAACTGGGGGCAGGGGATCGGGCTGGCGATGTACGGCGGGCTGGTAATCACGCAAGTCGATAACCTCGTGCGCATGGTCATGCAGAAACGGATGGCCGACACGCATCCGCTCGTCACCATCTTCGGGGTCTTCATCGGGCTGTCGCTCTTCGGGTTCATGGGCGTCATCTTCGGACCGCTGATGCTGGCGATGTTCATCTTCTGTGTCAACCTCTTCAAGCGCCGGTATCTCGACGGCAAACCCGACCGGCAACTGTTCGTTCCGGACGACGGGCCGGGACATTGA
- a CDS encoding DUF2776 family protein yields MNHGISILFRAIPLAMAAFCFAYGAYIFSAGTDAARLTAGPVVFYLGAICVALYCTAATIIRQIIGTYTAAAKYLFPAIGYAFAVLTLVSGAFIISSQWPGALVTGHVVCGLGLITACVATAATSSTRFSLIPKNSADDTFSINTAGFTRAQSSLLIFIVAAVAAVAWIWCILLYTCGTLPAHIVAGSVMFGIACVCTSLIALVASIARQARGSYTMAEKRKWMSLVLTMGALAFVLGLVLIFVFWGETINFVGFVLIGLALICWSISSKVILLAKIWHADFPLANRIPIIPVLTALACLFLAAFLYEEAFFHAKFFVPARVLSGFGAICFTLYSIVSILESGASKKA; encoded by the coding sequence ATGAATCACGGTATAAGCATTCTTTTCCGGGCCATTCCGCTCGCAATGGCCGCCTTCTGCTTCGCATACGGGGCCTACATCTTCTCGGCCGGGACCGACGCGGCACGCCTCACGGCAGGACCCGTCGTCTTCTACCTCGGGGCGATCTGCGTCGCGCTCTACTGCACTGCGGCAACGATCATCCGACAGATCATCGGCACCTACACCGCCGCCGCGAAATACCTCTTCCCGGCGATCGGATACGCCTTCGCCGTGCTGACGCTCGTCAGCGGCGCCTTCATCATCTCGTCGCAATGGCCCGGGGCGCTGGTCACCGGGCACGTCGTCTGCGGACTGGGGCTTATCACGGCCTGCGTGGCTACGGCGGCCACCTCGTCGACCCGCTTCAGCCTGATCCCCAAGAACTCCGCCGACGACACCTTTTCGATCAACACGGCGGGATTCACCCGTGCGCAGTCGTCGCTGCTGATCTTCATCGTAGCGGCCGTAGCGGCCGTAGCGTGGATCTGGTGCATCCTGCTCTACACATGCGGAACACTCCCGGCGCACATCGTCGCGGGCAGCGTGATGTTCGGCATCGCCTGCGTCTGCACGTCGCTCATCGCGCTGGTAGCCAGCATCGCCCGGCAGGCCCGCGGCAGCTACACGATGGCCGAGAAACGCAAATGGATGAGTCTCGTGCTGACGATGGGCGCACTGGCCTTCGTGCTGGGGCTGGTCCTGATCTTCGTATTCTGGGGCGAAACGATCAATTTCGTGGGATTCGTGCTGATCGGACTGGCGCTAATCTGCTGGAGCATTTCGAGTAAGGTGATCCTGCTGGCGAAGATCTGGCATGCCGATTTCCCGCTGGCCAACCGCATCCCGATCATCCCCGTACTGACGGCTCTGGCGTGTCTTTTCCTCGCGGCATTCCTCTACGAAGAGGCTTTCTTCCACGCCAAATTCTTCGTCCCGGCGCGCGTGCTGTCGGGCTTCGGGGCCATCTGCTTCACGCTCTACTCCATCGTCTCGATCCTCGAGAGCGGAGCCTCGAAAAAGGCATAG
- a CDS encoding FecR family protein, with the protein MTKLNEYFDNELSAQEQLEVQMWLAEHGDNPDSEAQLAELFDSLHVDDDTTARAAFGRVAHRLGIAGGQPSAPSRRARIVTWSQRIAAVLVIPLLCAVGLLYADRQPEVEWLEQQVPYGEVASLTLPDGTQLHLNSGSRITYPSVFTGKERRIFVEGEIFADVAKNPRKPFIIQSGEVGIRVLGTRFNFKSYANTDCIEVLLVEGSVRFDINAEARRQQLVMKPGDMVQYDRATGDIDLTTFRPGHFKSFADNRAIHFFNLRMRDIASDLERLFGTHIVILDEALAQARYFAYFTNNENLDQILSAINSDHKMQILRRDGVIYLSSNRSR; encoded by the coding sequence ATGACCAAGTTAAACGAATATTTCGACAATGAACTCTCCGCGCAGGAGCAGCTCGAAGTCCAGATGTGGCTCGCCGAACACGGTGACAACCCGGATTCGGAGGCACAGTTGGCCGAGCTTTTCGACAGCCTGCACGTCGACGACGACACGACGGCCCGTGCGGCTTTCGGACGTGTCGCCCACCGGCTCGGGATCGCCGGAGGACAGCCGTCCGCACCCTCGCGCCGTGCGCGTATCGTCACATGGAGCCAGCGTATCGCCGCCGTGCTCGTCATTCCGCTGCTGTGCGCCGTCGGACTGCTCTACGCCGACCGCCAGCCGGAGGTGGAATGGCTCGAACAGCAGGTTCCCTATGGCGAAGTCGCCTCCCTGACGCTTCCCGACGGCACGCAACTGCACCTGAATTCCGGCAGCCGCATCACCTATCCGTCGGTCTTCACGGGCAAGGAGCGCCGTATCTTCGTCGAGGGCGAAATATTCGCCGACGTAGCGAAAAATCCCCGCAAACCGTTCATCATCCAGTCGGGCGAGGTCGGAATCCGCGTCTTGGGAACCCGGTTCAACTTCAAATCCTACGCGAATACCGACTGTATCGAAGTCCTGCTGGTCGAAGGCTCCGTCCGATTCGACATCAACGCCGAAGCCCGCAGGCAGCAACTGGTGATGAAGCCCGGCGACATGGTGCAGTACGACCGCGCCACGGGCGACATAGACCTCACGACGTTCCGGCCCGGGCATTTCAAATCCTTTGCCGACAACCGGGCCATCCACTTCTTCAACCTGCGCATGCGCGACATCGCTTCGGACCTCGAACGTCTGTTCGGCACGCACATCGTCATCCTCGACGAGGCGCTCGCACAGGCCCGCTATTTCGCCTATTTCACCAACAACGAAAATCTGGACCAGATACTGTCCGCCATCAATTCCGACCACAAGATGCAGATTCTGCGTCGTGACGGAGTCATCTACCTCTCGTCGAACCGATCCCGATGA